GTTCTGCATTGTAGAATTGAAGACAAATTGAAGTTATGGACATCATATGCTACTTGTAGTGGAATAAAAAAGTCAACTTATGGAGAGCAAGTGAGTGCATAGCAACAAATGGTTGATTGACTTTAATTCTTTTTACACTCGATATCCATAAACATGTGATGTTTAAATTATGTAAACGAGACTCTGTCTCCAAAAATTTATTCTATGATTAAAAATTAGTGTGATAAGTAGTAGTTTTCAATCCATTGTCATCGTAGGCTTGAGTATCATTTTTATGTTACCCAAAAATCACATAAATCTGCCTTTTAGTTGACAAAAAAAGTTTTGTCAATTGTGTGTTTTGCATTTTAAGTTAGCAAAACCAAATACTGTGAAATGTGTCCCCGGAAAGTTTGACATAGTTTAAGTTATCTCAACAACAATCTAATTTAAGGGTCTATACAACTCTTAATTCGGTATTAAAGTTGTTACTTTGTCACTTAATATGAAAATTGATATGTTTTAAGAGATATAGAATCAGATATCTCTTCCCATTAAAAGGCAATAGAAACAGAACTTAATATACAGAAAAAGTACACAACCCTTGGTGTCATGTGAATACACATTACTTTTAATCTACTTTAGAAACGATTTATATTATTATTCAATTGGAGTATAAAATAGTGATGTTGCAATTGTACTTTCAAAATCCTGCGAATTCGCGGGCATTAAACTAGTCTTATATGATTATGGAGATTGTTAGAATGAAAAACTATTTTCCGTTGTTAGTAAACAATCAAGAATATCCTCTGCGCATTGCAAATACTTtgattttcgatactaaatttttgtACTGGTATTTGACTTTTgccttcaaaaaatatatatatcaaatagtttTTTATTCGACCCGAAGATATAATTTTGGGAGGATAAAAACGCTACCTTTCATTTCTCTTTACAAGAGTTGGATTAGAAAGTGTGTTTTATCGGGGTCGAACACCTTAGATCCGAGCTAGTGGGTCAGATCCAAATAAGGGTGGAATGTTTACGGGCATCTTTACATTCTTCAGCGATTAAACCCTTTAGCAAAAAAACTTTCTAAAAAAAATTGGTAATTCATCGGGTAGTAACTTTAGTCCTTTactcaaaaaataaataaataaataaaattcggATCACTTGAAAAGGCTTTGTAAAAGTCACCGAACATCTATTGTTTGCAACTCACAAGGAAGATAATTGGATCATTTGTAGCTCAACTCAAGTGAATCAAAAAGTTAGTATTAGTCAGGCTTTCTTCTTATTTGCCATAAACATCTATTGTTTTTTTAATTtccataaacataaacatatattTGATAAAATTTAGATTTCTGTTTATCACAAGAATGACTAAAGTTCTTTAGTTACTAAGAGGCAGTGGGCATTGATATGTACAAATAAATAACATGGTGAATTGTTGGTCGAATAGCTTATTAGCCAATTCATTAACTAGCAACTATGTACAATCACTTGACATGCGTTGATGTCATGTATCAGATGAATGATCGAGATTGGTTGAATCTGATCCCAGTTTACATTCGTCTTGCAACGTTGTTACCCACGCATCCACCTGaaacaaaagaaaataaaagaTTATTGAAGGTCAGCTCTAAAATCACGTAAGAGGTCAAAACAGGTCGTTTAGGTGCAGGTCAGTTTGGCAGTTTGGCCTGGCAAACACTTCTACCCTTTTGGAAACAATTAATGGGCAACTTGCAGGCCATTGACCCATTTCTTAcaagcaaatgggtcgaaatttgtCAACTCCAGATTACACTTTGCAGCTACACATCACTTAATTTAATGTTATAGTTAATCTTTATGACTTGGTGATTCTAGACTTTTGGGACTTTGTAGCTGTAAGCTTGTTAGGTTGGTCTATTTTGGTTCTTTAACCTAAAATACTAAATAATGAAATAAACCGCACAACCAACAGAACACGAAGATTCACATGCAGTAAAAATGGTACCTGCAACTTCGAACCACTTGAGCATTCATATCGTAATCCTTGTCGAGTTACTATGTAAAAGTAATATCGTGTGTCCCCCTCTTCTTGAATAACACATGGCATACGCCCTACTTCCACAACGTCGGACAAAAGGGTCGAGTCCTGCGGGCTTATATCTGCAACAATTTACATGCATCACCAATTAAAATAGCAGCCATACGTACAAATAATTatgcctggcaaacgggtcaggttgggtcggtttgggtaacgggtcaaaacaaTTTTGGGTTGAAACCGGTCATCGGTCAAACTggtaaaaaattttaacgggtccaaacgggtcaggttgggtcgttTTGGGTAGTAGGTCGAACCGGGTAATGGGTCAAATAGGTCCAAACGGGTCATATACTTTTACATTTgatttttttacatttattatattgttttattattattattattattattattattattaattattaattattaattattaattattaattattaattattattattattattattatattatttattattattattaatatttattatatatataacaaaatattaatatacataataactgATATAACCATTAATGCTTTCATAAAGGATTGACGGATGAAACTTGTTATGCTCGACCCATTTAACCCATTAGACCTGTCTCTATTGAACTTTAGGATTtgatacccatttgacccgttcttttatattttgtataagacCCAATAGGTTGGAGAAAAACTCATTGgactttctttttaagttttggttTACATTGCCAAgcctaatttttatttttttttaagtttgacccatttgacccaaatttgagagtgtgggtctcaattgccaggtatGCAAATAACTATCTTCACCCTTTTTGTAAAGACTACATAGATTAAAAAAAGGAAGAAACATATTTACCTGTTGACATAAAATACAAGAAGATGCAGGGTCCTTGAAGGACAACAAAACGTGGAAGCCAATCATCAACTTCTGTATCATCAAGCGGGACAGGTTCACCAGGTAACGCTGTCCATCTCTGTAACACGAGATTCAAAATATAGTCAGATCACTGAAAATATTAATTAGATACAGATGAATGAACATATGCAATGATTGGACAATACAGTTCGCATCTGTAGATAGCTTGACAGACGGGCAGAACGTAGAATTTCATCAATATGTTCCAACCTACATGAAGTAATTAACAGGTGATATTATGTAATGAAAAACATGACTATATTTAATAGTTAAAGAAATAGTAATCACTAAAATGTATACCGAGCTTTCAAATGAGCTTCTCGTTCTTCTAGATCGGAAAGTTCTGATCGAAGTGATTCTACTTCTATGGGAGATAATACAACCTGTTTAACATGGTAACATCAGTTTTaagatacataaaaaaaaaagttgAACATGAAATTTTTTTAATCGGttaaagttttgtattaaatattaaataaacctTTTGTTTCCCATCAGTGTCTGTTCCCCAAGATAGCCTCTTTATATTGAATAAGTTCAGCATAGCCCGCAGTCGGTTGCTATAGCTTTGCTAATGGCAGataaaataaaaattatttatttaaaaaaaggaGTTTATATGTAAGACTAGACACAATTTGATCTATGCTATTAAATTAATCAATACCTCAATTTTGTTTTCTTCCTGTGAAACTGATGAATTTATTGCTTGAGGGGTGTCTGCACCAGAAATCGGAACTTGGAAATAATCTGGGAAAATCTTAATTCCTACAGGACCTTCAAACATGAAGCGTGTTTTCTCTTGAGTAGGACTAGCTGACTAGGTTTTCAACAAAACGAGATTATTGAAATTTAGCATTCAACTTGAAAAACAGACAAAACGACATTACAGTGCCCTTAAGCCTACTCTAAATTTATTGTATCAGCAGCCGAATCAGAAATTTGTTGCACGATCAAAATGTTTTACAGGTGAATTTAAGAGAATGTCATTAGTTAAATTTAAGTTGTAACGGTTTAGGAATCTAGTAAGTTAATATGCATTAGGGCTAGTATGAATATATGAAGCAAAAAACATGAAACTATAGTCAATAATTATTAGGTCAAACTATATATCTGGTCAAATCAAAAGTCAATACCCTAACAAGGAGTAAGCAAAAATATTTACCTTAATCAGCCAAGTTACCTAGAATCAAGATAAACAATAACTGATTCTTCGAAATTATAGATAATTTTCAACAATTTAACTCAATCAGCAACAAATAAAAAGGGGGAAAGAAAACAAACTATAATGTTCAATTTGGAGATTTAGGATCAGTATATATAAAATACAAAACATGAGCATAAAACAACTTACGAGAACTTTGATTCTGTCGACAACTACAGATAAGTGGAAGATGCTTGTAACGCCAGATTAACCATGTATATCACGGGTTGATTTCTTATCTTTCCAGAGAGAGAATATAGCaagatgatattgataatgatttgCTTTTTAAATGAGgttgttttatttatatttttcttattatttatttatatttttatttgagaATAAATCTATCTATTATctatttctatctatctatctattacatcttataaatcatgaatttaaatcTTATGTGTCAGACAATTAGAAGTTCCTAATAACAAGTGCTGACATGTTAATCACTCTCCTAATTACATTTAACACCTAAGCATGTCACGCTggcaatattaaaaaaaaaaaaaaaaaatcgaacttCATTCTATCTTCTCCTTCTTCGTCTCTTCAACCCACCCGATACAGACCCTAATAACTCCCATCGTTCTTCGTCTCTACAACCAATCGAATACAAACATTAAATCCCAATTATTCAATCGGTAAACAAAACAAACACAAATCTAAATCGATGAATCCGAAGCGATTTTTTGGCCAATACAGGTTAAATGGAAGGAACGGCGTATCAATTGACATGGTGATTATCTTTCTACGCATATGCAACAATATTTGGATCCTCTCCTACTATTGAGAAAATTTGTCTGCATTCGGCAATCAAAGCTATGTGGAATTATCTACATCATATTCGCTTTCAATTAAGTTCATTATTCCCTACAAAAACTGTTGTTAATTCATTCGTTCTTTTTCAATTAATTTCATTATTCCTTACAAAAACCGTTGTTAATTCGTTCATTCGTTACAGTTAATTTCATTATTCTTTACGAAAAACCGTTGTTAATTCTCTATCGTTGTTATTGGTGTTATCTTCTTTTTGCAGATTGGAGGTTAATTCTCTATCGTTGTTATTTGTGTTAATCATCATCAATATTCTCATTTGAAACCAACAATTTACTAACTGTTGGTTTAATTGATTTAGTTGGTTGGACATTAATTACACTTTTTGCTAATGAAATGTATACACTATAGCAGAAACTAAATGTTGATGCTCACATGTTTGGTGCTATACTCAAAAAGAAACAAAAAGATAATGCTGACATGCTTTGTAAGTATATTTGGCATACTTTGTTGTTGATTAAAGGTCCATTTGGTTAACTATATTTGTTTAAAGTTTTTGATAACGTATGTGTAGTTAAAGTGCAAAAAAAGTATATATTATCATCTCTTATTGAATTATTGAATATAAATTCGTTTTTAAAATTCAGGGTTCAGTTTCTTAATGACAAGAAatcaggatatatatatatacttcactTGATGGGTAACTATTTCATAATCAAAGGAGCGATTTTACTAGGAAAAGCTTTCTTAATTACATATCATAATCGATCACTATGATTTGGTCTTAATTTGATTATGGTCAATAAAAATGTACTGATGTAACTACAACAAGGTGTGTTGCTGATTTACTTGGAGATGCAATGCTTAATGACATATGGCTCCGTTGTTAATATGTTGCGGCATGTGAACAAAGTGTAAGTGACTTATTTTTCAAAAATATGTCATCTGCTCCTAAAATTAAACTATGAAATACCAACTGTTTGTAAGTGTATTAGATGGCTATAATGACATTATATACCACAATCGTATCGTATACAACTAAAAATGGGTCATGGATCGGGTTCAAATTATTACCGTGATTTTGATTTGGGTATGTTTTTATCAATATTTGTTGAGTTTGGGTCAAAATTACTACTTCTTCATCATAATGGGTCAAAATACTGCCGTATTAGTGCTGCGGGTCAAACATATTAGTGCATGTGGGCTTTGGGTCAGGATTATTGCATATATGTCTTTTTGGGTCTAAATTTCATCTGCAAATttgtgttacatatatgtctttcgGTGGTCTATTCACAGAATGTCTACTAAAAAAGATTCACTTTGGCAAATGGAAACAACCCGGGCATGGGAGCAATGCTATGTGAACTAAAGGTACCtgctcattagtattattaattattattaattaattaattattaactctTATATACTAAACGTCATGTGGAAATCTGTAGTTTTAATTGTTTTGAATTGTAGTTTCGAGTTTGCGTTTACACTACAATCGGTCCCTCAACTTTGACTCAATTTACAAAATAACCCCTTAATTAACTCTTATATACTAAACGTCATGTGGAAATCTGTAGTTTTAATTGTTTTATGTCTTTTTGGGTCTAAATTTCATCTGCAAATttgtgttacatatatgtctttcgGTGGTCTATTCACAGAATGTCTACTAAAAAAGATTCACTTTGGCAAATGGAAACAACCCGGGCATGGGAGCAATGCTATGTGAACTAAAGGTACCtgctcattagtattattaattattattaattaattaattattaactctTATATACTAAACGTCATGTGGAAATCTGTAGTTTTAATTGTTTTGAATTGTACTTTCGAGTTTGCGTTTACACTACAATCGGTCCCTCAACTTTGACTCAATTTACAAAATAACCCCTCAATTTTACACTTTTTTAGGGGTACTATgtgtaaacatataattttataaaaataaaagaaactaattcccctCGAATTTATAACAGGCCCTATATACTAAACGTCATGTGGAAATCTGTAGTTTTAATTGTTTTGAATTGTAGTTTCGAGTTTGCGTTTACACTACAATCGGTCCCTCAACTTTGACTCAATTTACAAAATAACCCCTCAATTTTACACTCTTTTAGGGGTACTATgtgtaaacatataattttataaaaataaaagaaactaattctcctcgaatttataacgggccctatcttctcgctcggtgcgagttaaatttttccgagactaccgttcaactcgaaaaagtctcacgaatccaacgggactaactatacgcaaaacggacactttttaaaaaatgcttaacacaacgacagcccgtatctttctgttcaccgcaagttaaatttttcgacagcaccgttacactcaaaaaaaaaatatgaacaaaacgaaactaactacgttcgaaattgacactttttaaaaaacgcttaagacaacgacatctaaaacggcgcttaagaccTGAGCCGTTTTTTCctatgtaaatacacaacgctacgttaaatatgaatacacgggccgaaagtgtagtgacccgaacttttccatgtttatatatattaattgagattgatatttacatgattaaatgtttccaacatgttaagcaatcaaacttgttaagacttgattaattgaaataggtttcatatagacaattgaccacccaagttgaccggtgattcacgaacgttaaaacttgtaaaaactatatgatgacatatatatggatatatatatatatatatatatatatagttaacatgatactatgataagtaaacatatcattaagtatattaacaatgaactacatatgtaaaaacaagactactaacttaatgatttttaaacgagacatatatgtaacgattatcgttgtaaagacatttaatgtatatatatcatattaagagatattcatacatgataatatcatgataatataataatttaaaatctcatttgatattataaacattgggttaacaacatttaacaagatcgttaacctaaaggtttcaaaacaacacttacatgtaacgactaacgatgacttaacgactcagttaaaatgtgtatacatgtagtgttttaatatgtatttatacactttttaaagacttcaatacacttatcaaaatacttctacttaacaaaaatgcttacaattacatcctcgttcagtttcatcaacaattctactcgtatgcacccgtattcgtactcgtacaatacacagcttttagatgtatgtactattggtatatacactccaatgatcagctcttagtagcccatgtgagtcacctaacacatgtggaaaccatcatttggcaaatagcatgaaatatctcataaaattacaaaaatatgagtaatcattcatgacttatttacatgaaaacaaaattacatatcctttatatctaatccatacaccaacgaccaaaaacacctacaaacactttcattcttcaattttcttcatctaattgatctctctcaagttctatcttcaagttctaagtgttcttcataaattccaaaagttctagtttcataaaatcaagaatactttcaagtttgctagctcacttccaatcttgtaaggtgatcatccaacctcaagaaatctttgtttcttacagtaggttatcattctaatacaaggtaataatcatattcaaactttggttcaatttctataactataacaatcttatttcaagtgatgatcttacttgaacttgttttcgtgtcatgattttgcttcaagaacttcgagccatccaaggatccattgatgctagatccatttttttcttttctagtaggtttatccaaggaacttaaggtagtaatgatgttcataacatcattcgattcatacatataaagctatcttattcgaaggtttaaacttgtaatcactagaacatagtttagttaattctaaacttgttcgcaaacaaaagttaatccttctaacttgacttttaaaatcaactaaacacatgttctatatctatatgatatgctaacttaatgatttaaaacctggaaacacgaaaaaaaccgtaaaatcggatttacgccgtcgtagtaacaccgcgggctgttttgggttagttaattaaaaactatgataaactttgatttaaaagttgttattctgagaaaatgatttttattatgaacatgaaactatatccaaaaattatggttaaactcaaagtggaagtatgttttctaaaatggtcatgtagacgtcgttctttcgactgaaatgactacctttacaaaaacaacttgtaacttatttttccgactataaacctatactttttctgtttagattcataaaatagagttcaatatgaaaccatagcaatttgattcactcaaaacggatttaaaatgaagaagttatgggtaaaacaagattggataatttttctcattttagctacgtgaaaattggtaacaaatctattccaaccataacttaatcaacttgtattgtatattatgtaatcttgagatatcatagacacgtatacaatgtttcgacctatcatgtcgacacatctatatatatttcggaacaaccatagacactctatatgtgaatgttggagttagctatacagggttgaggttgattccaaaatatatatagtttgagttgtgatcaatactgagatacgtatacactgggtcgtggattgattcaagataatatttatcgatttatttctgtacatctaactggggacaactagttgtaggttactaacgaggacagctgacttaataaacttaaaacatcaaaatatattaaaagtgttgtaaatatattttgaacatactttgatatatatgtatatattgttataggttcgtgaatcaaccagtggccaagtcttacttcctgacgaagtaaaaatctgtgaaagtgagttatagttccacttttaaaatctaatatttttgggatgagaatacatgcaggttttataaatgatttacaaaatagacacaagtacgtgaaactacattctatggttgaattatcgaaatcgaatatgcccctttttattaagtctggtaatctaagaattagggaacagacaccctaattgatgcgaatcctaaagatagatctattgggcctaacaaaccccatccaaagtaccggatgctttagtacttcgaaatttatatcatatccgaagggtgtcccggaatgatggcgatattcttatatatgcatcttgttaatgtcggttaccaggtgttcaccatatgaatgatttttatctctatgtatgggatgtgtattgaaatatgaaatcttgtggtctattattatgatttgatatatataggttaaacctataa
This genomic window from Rutidosis leptorrhynchoides isolate AG116_Rl617_1_P2 chromosome 2, CSIRO_AGI_Rlap_v1, whole genome shotgun sequence contains:
- the LOC139891588 gene encoding uncharacterized protein isoform X1, with protein sequence MFEGPVGIKIFPDYFQVPISGADTPQAINSSVSQEENKIEQSYSNRLRAMLNLFNIKRLSWGTDTDGKQKVVLSPIEVESLRSELSDLEEREAHLKARLEHIDEILRSARLSSYLQMRTRWTALPGEPVPLDDTEVDDWLPRFVVLQGPCIFLYFMSTDISPQDSTLLSDVVEVGRMPCVIQEEGDTRYYFYIVTRQGLRYECSSGSKLQVDAWVTTLQDECKLGSDSTNLDHSSDT
- the LOC139891588 gene encoding uncharacterized protein isoform X2, whose product is MLNLFNIKRLSWGTDTDGKQKVVLSPIEVESLRSELSDLEEREAHLKARLEHIDEILRSARLSSYLQMRTRWTALPGEPVPLDDTEVDDWLPRFVVLQGPCIFLYFMSTDISPQDSTLLSDVVEVGRMPCVIQEEGDTRYYFYIVTRQGLRYECSSGSKLQVDAWVTTLQDECKLGSDSTNLDHSSDT